One stretch of Nocardia mangyaensis DNA includes these proteins:
- a CDS encoding MCE family protein, whose translation MYPDPSGRGWSRRRLGLAGVAMAVSLSSVVALLGLRYAGYFDDAVAVTARMTSTGDGLPARADVRFRGMLVGAVSGVEIAEKGLRQRVELALEPAAAEAIPSSVTARVVPANIFGVSSIELVDNGAAPALRAGAVIEQDTSSATVALQTTLTTLRDVLDRIQPAKLARVLATLADALDGDARLPGSTIERLDEWITEVRALPGIGELLGDLGAAAAAVNQSAPELVDALGRSVQTARTITDRRAQLIDLLTTAGTATAATQELFARNPDAGKELVVGLDETFGALAADPSALTDTIRGLNTSLNRLASVFNWGPSRQMRWNVTVSFTPFRQYTAADCPRYGPQAGPRCDGPSVPDVAAPQQYPTQLIPGWLSTAGPAPLPTPPGLSELSLPTIPGLILPTIPGLSLPTIPGLVIPGVTAPASSEPAVQDSPARPISLAGSDAVAAIVGGRPNTTQLLLLGPVLAGSTVTVTPPGGH comes from the coding sequence ATGTATCCGGACCCCAGTGGACGCGGCTGGTCGCGGCGGCGGCTCGGCCTGGCCGGGGTGGCCATGGCGGTGAGCCTGTCGAGCGTGGTCGCCCTGCTCGGCCTGCGCTACGCCGGCTACTTCGACGATGCCGTCGCGGTGACCGCGCGGATGACCAGCACCGGTGACGGTCTGCCCGCCCGCGCCGATGTGCGCTTCCGCGGAATGCTCGTCGGTGCGGTGTCGGGGGTGGAGATCGCGGAGAAGGGGCTGCGCCAGCGCGTCGAGCTGGCATTGGAACCGGCTGCCGCCGAGGCGATCCCGTCCTCGGTCACCGCCCGCGTGGTACCCGCCAACATCTTCGGAGTCTCCTCGATCGAGCTGGTCGACAACGGCGCGGCCCCGGCGCTGCGGGCCGGGGCGGTGATCGAGCAGGACACCAGCAGCGCGACCGTCGCGCTGCAGACCACGCTCACCACGTTGCGCGATGTCCTCGATCGCATCCAGCCCGCCAAGCTGGCCCGGGTCCTGGCGACCCTGGCCGACGCGCTCGACGGGGACGCCCGCCTGCCCGGTTCCACCATCGAACGCCTCGACGAGTGGATCACCGAGGTCCGCGCGCTGCCCGGAATCGGCGAGCTGCTGGGCGATCTGGGCGCTGCCGCGGCGGCGGTGAATCAGTCCGCGCCCGAACTCGTCGACGCCCTCGGCCGGTCGGTGCAGACCGCCCGCACGATCACCGATCGGCGCGCCCAGCTCATCGACCTGCTCACTACCGCGGGCACCGCCACCGCGGCGACTCAGGAGTTGTTCGCCCGCAATCCGGACGCGGGCAAGGAACTGGTGGTCGGCCTCGACGAGACGTTCGGCGCGCTGGCCGCCGACCCCTCGGCGCTCACCGACACGATCAGGGGATTGAACACCTCGCTGAACCGTCTGGCGTCGGTGTTCAACTGGGGCCCGAGCAGGCAGATGCGCTGGAACGTGACGGTGTCGTTCACCCCGTTCCGCCAGTACACCGCGGCCGACTGTCCGCGCTACGGTCCACAGGCCGGGCCACGGTGTGACGGCCCCTCGGTGCCCGATGTTGCTGCGCCGCAGCAGTATCCGACGCAACTCATCCCCGGCTGGCTCTCGACGGCCGGTCCGGCACCGCTGCCGACGCCGCCCGGCCTGTCCGAGCTCTCGCTGCCCACGATTCCCGGCCTCATCCTGCCCACGATTCCCGGTCTGAGCCTGCCCACCATCCCCGGCCTCGTCATTCCCGGCGTCACCGCGCCGGCGAGTTCGGAGCCGGCAGTGCAGGACTCGCCCGCTCGGCCGATCTCGCTCGCCGGTTCCGATGCCGTCGCCGCCATCGTGGGCGGGCGCCCCAACACCACCCAGCTGCTGCTGCTCGGCCCGGTTCTCGCGGGGTCGACCGTGACCGTCACCCCGCCAGGAGGCCACTGA
- a CDS encoding ABC transporter permease: MAGYLPPVLRPVRAVRAATRPVTEANIRLGHQGMVFLEALLAIPFVLRHYRKEVVRLIVDVTWGNGALVVGGGTVGVVLILCGFGGVTVGMESHTALDLLTMSPLTGAISGFATTRELAPLLATIAFAAQAGCRFTAQIGSMRIAEEIDALESMAIRPLPYLITTRMLAAAVAILPLYAIGMATAYLTTKLTVFFLGGTGIGTYDHYFHQFLDPGDIVYSVLKAVAFVLVATFIQCHYGYVAAGGPEGVGVAAGHAIKMTIIVVVFLNLLLTLAIWGIDPGIRISG; the protein is encoded by the coding sequence ATGGCGGGCTACCTGCCGCCGGTGCTGCGGCCAGTGCGGGCGGTGCGGGCGGCGACCCGACCGGTGACGGAGGCGAACATCCGTCTGGGACACCAGGGGATGGTATTCCTCGAGGCACTGCTGGCGATCCCGTTCGTCCTCCGGCACTACCGCAAGGAAGTCGTCCGGCTGATCGTCGATGTCACCTGGGGCAACGGCGCACTGGTCGTGGGCGGCGGCACGGTCGGGGTGGTGCTGATCCTGTGCGGGTTCGGTGGCGTCACCGTCGGGATGGAATCGCACACCGCGCTGGATCTGCTCACGATGAGCCCGCTCACCGGCGCGATCTCCGGGTTCGCCACCACCCGCGAGCTCGCCCCGCTGCTGGCGACGATCGCGTTCGCCGCCCAGGCCGGCTGCCGGTTCACCGCCCAGATCGGTTCGATGCGGATCGCCGAGGAGATCGACGCACTCGAGTCGATGGCGATCCGGCCGCTGCCCTATCTGATCACCACTCGGATGCTGGCCGCAGCGGTGGCGATCCTGCCGCTGTACGCCATCGGCATGGCGACGGCCTACCTCACCACCAAGCTGACGGTGTTCTTCCTCGGCGGCACCGGGATCGGCACCTACGACCACTACTTCCACCAGTTCCTCGACCCGGGCGACATCGTCTACTCGGTGCTCAAGGCGGTGGCGTTCGTGCTGGTCGCCACCTTCATCCAGTGCCACTACGGCTATGTCGCCGCAGGCGGTCCCGAGGGTGTCGGCGTCGCGGCGGGGCACGCCATCAAGATGACGATCATCGTCGTCGTCTTCCTGAATCTGCTTCTCACCCTGGCGATCTGGGGCATCGACCCCGGCATCCGGATCTCGGGATAG
- a CDS encoding MlaE family ABC transporter permease, which translates to MGFGLRWWREHPQRSIETAGRQVTMAWRATAELVLAVVHRRFPLKEFLRQCSFMAGVSATPTLLVAIPVAVVVSIQVGSLVGQVGATTFIGAVNGLGIIRQGAPLVTSLMIAGAVGSSICADLGSRTIREEIDAMRVMGVDPVRRLVAPRLLAAVLVSMLLCGFVVFIGFATGYAFNVFIQDGTPGSYISTFASFAVAGDLLVAIVKAAVFGALTAIIACDAGLHTKGGPGGVANAVNSAVVSSAIVLFAANIALTQIYNTVFPSKVL; encoded by the coding sequence ATCGGGTTCGGGCTCCGCTGGTGGCGCGAGCATCCGCAGCGGTCGATCGAGACCGCGGGCAGGCAGGTCACCATGGCATGGCGGGCCACGGCAGAGCTGGTCCTCGCCGTGGTCCACCGGCGCTTTCCCCTGAAGGAGTTCCTGCGGCAGTGCTCCTTCATGGCAGGTGTCTCAGCCACTCCTACTCTGCTGGTCGCCATTCCGGTCGCGGTCGTGGTGTCCATCCAGGTCGGATCGCTGGTCGGCCAGGTCGGCGCGACCACCTTCATCGGCGCGGTCAACGGTCTCGGCATCATCCGGCAGGGCGCGCCGCTGGTCACCTCGTTGATGATCGCGGGCGCGGTCGGCTCGTCGATCTGCGCGGATCTGGGCTCACGCACCATCCGCGAGGAGATCGACGCGATGCGGGTGATGGGTGTCGACCCGGTGCGCAGGCTGGTCGCGCCGCGGCTGCTCGCGGCGGTGCTGGTGAGCATGCTGCTGTGCGGCTTCGTGGTGTTCATCGGCTTCGCCACCGGCTACGCGTTCAACGTCTTCATCCAGGACGGCACTCCCGGGTCTTACATCAGCACGTTCGCCTCGTTCGCCGTCGCGGGCGATCTGCTGGTGGCGATCGTGAAGGCGGCGGTGTTCGGCGCGCTCACCGCGATCATCGCCTGCGACGCGGGCCTGCACACCAAGGGCGGGCCCGGTGGGGTGGCGAACGCGGTGAACTCGGCGGTGGTCAGCTCGGCGATCGTGTTGTTCGCCGCCAACATCGCGCTCACCCAGATCTACAACACCGTGTTCCCGTCGAAGGTGCTCTGA
- a CDS encoding TetR/AcrR family transcriptional regulator has translation MSVQRKSSGVWQISTGGRRRRRANAPRLPPAQRRTQLLDAALGVVARDGLARLTMQAVAQEAGVAKPVLYAMFPTAPELVAALLHREHAAGMAQVLAAMPANLGGTDPDAEFVAAMMAFLDSVAADPPRWRLILLPGDGAPASYRELLGAARDEMVGRAIALLDDGLRLRGGPVEVDVELIGHMTMGCAEVLGRMVLSDPRRFPPTRLRPAVCALLRTLPRPSG, from the coding sequence GTGAGTGTGCAGCGGAAGTCGAGCGGCGTGTGGCAGATCTCGACGGGTGGGCGGCGTCGGCGACGAGCGAACGCGCCCCGGTTGCCGCCCGCGCAACGGCGCACGCAGCTGCTCGACGCCGCACTGGGGGTGGTGGCCAGGGACGGTCTGGCCCGGCTGACCATGCAGGCTGTCGCCCAAGAGGCCGGGGTCGCCAAGCCGGTCCTCTACGCGATGTTTCCGACGGCGCCCGAACTGGTCGCGGCGCTGCTGCATCGCGAGCACGCGGCCGGCATGGCGCAGGTGCTCGCGGCGATGCCGGCGAATCTGGGCGGCACCGATCCGGATGCGGAGTTCGTGGCCGCGATGATGGCGTTCCTCGACTCGGTCGCCGCCGATCCGCCGCGCTGGCGGTTGATCCTGCTGCCCGGCGACGGCGCGCCGGCGAGTTATCGGGAACTGCTCGGCGCGGCCAGGGACGAGATGGTCGGCCGCGCCATCGCCTTGCTCGATGACGGACTACGGCTGCGCGGTGGTCCGGTCGAGGTCGATGTCGAACTGATCGGTCACATGACGATGGGATGCGCCGAGGTGCTCGGCCGGATGGTGTTGTCGGACCCGCGACGATTCCCGCCGACCCGACTGCGGCCGGCGGTGTGCGCGCTCCTGCGCACGCTGCCGCGGCCTTCCGGCTGA